The Medicago truncatula cultivar Jemalong A17 chromosome 4, MtrunA17r5.0-ANR, whole genome shotgun sequence genome includes a region encoding these proteins:
- the LOC25494072 gene encoding NDR1/HIN1-like protein 3, producing the protein MADHQLNGAHYGPSIPPTRPQRRRHNAGCGFCSCILGCFRSCCGCMFNCILSLICRIIATIIILVAIFGFLFWLIVRPNALKFTVMEASLTQFNFTNNNTLHYDLSVNLTIRNPNRRVSVYYNDIETLSFYKDFRFGSQTLGKFFQPHKNTSLLNPVFKGQQVIPLSSSQISEFNKETNNGVYGINLKVLLNVRFALGLIKTGNLKQNHHCDLKVPFKSHNGTSSLGNGFQATRCEWDSKWWLLFR; encoded by the coding sequence ATGGCCGATCATCAACTTAATGGCGCTCACTATGGCCCTTCCATCCCACCGACGAGACCACAAAGGCGACGCCACAATGCCGGCTGCGGCTTCTGCAGTTGCATCTTGGGCTGCTTTAGAAGCTGTTGCGGATGCATGTTCAACTGCATTTTAAGCCTAATTTGCAGAATCATAGCCACAATCATCATCTTGGTGGCAATATTCGGTTTCCTCTTCTGGCTTATCGTGCGTCCTAACGCCCTCAAGTTCACCGTTATGGAGGCATCACTTACTCAATTCAATTTCACAAATAACAACACACTTCATTATGATCTTTCCGTCAATCTCACAATCAGAAACCCTAATAGAAGAGTTAGTGTCTATTACAATGACATCGAAACACTTTCATTTTATAAAGATTTTAGGTTTGGTTCTCAAACCCTAGGAAAATTCTTTCAACCTCATAAGAATACAAGCCTTTTGAATCCTGTTTTTAAAGGTCAACAAGTGATTCCTTTGAGTTCAAGTCAGATTTCGGAGTTCAATAAGGAGACGAACAATGGGGTTTATGGAATTAATTTGAAGGTTTTGCTTAATGTTAGGTTTGCCTTGGGTTTGATCAAGACAGGGAATCTGAAACAAAACCATCATTGTGATTTGAAGGTTCCTTTCAAGTCACACAATGGAACTTCTTCTTTGGGTAATGGATTTCAAGCCACTCGTTGTGAATGGGATTCCAAATGGTGGTTGTTGTTCCGTTAG
- the LOC11409010 gene encoding cullin-1, with the protein MSKIINFEEGWGFIQQGIKKLKNNLEGFHETQFTADDYSLLYTTIYRMCSQKLPHDYSMILYDKYKEVFEEYIKSTVLPSLRGKKDELLLRELVQRWSNQKTMTRCLSRCFHYLDRYFIKRRGLNSLEETAFLSFYNLVYVEMHHQVMQTIIAMIDRKRAGGPIDEILINNALNFYSEIGDRTGKTDPKHFAETFIKENAAIYSMSRLQIE; encoded by the exons ATGTCAAAGATTATCAACTTTGAAGAAGGATGGGGTTTTATCCAGCAAGGTATCAAGAAACTCAAGAATAATCTAGAAGGCTTTCATGAGACTCAGTTCACTGCTGACGATTACTCGTTGCTATATAC AACCATCTACCGTATGTGCAGTCAAAAGCTTCCTCATGACTATTCCATGATCCTGTATGACAAGTATAAGGAAGTGTTTGAAGAGTATATCAAATCAACT GTTCTGCCATCATtgagaggaaagaaagatgaaCTTTTGTTGAGAGAACTGGTCCAAAGATGGTCAAATCAGAAAACTATGACCAGGTGTCTCTCAAGGTGTTTTCATTATCTTGATAGATACTTCATCAAAAGAAGAGGGCTTAATTCTCTTGAAGAAACTGCTTTCTTATCCTTCTATAACTTG GTATATGTTGAGATGCATCACCAAGTAATGCAGACAATAATAGCTATG ATTGATCGGAAGCGGGCAGGAGGGCCTATTGATGAAATATTGATTAACAATGCATTGAATTTCTACTCAGAGATTGGAGATAGAACAGGAAAAACTGATCCAAAACACTTTGCGGAAACATTCATTAAAGAAAATGCAGCTATTTATTCTATGTCGAGGCTGCAAATTGAATAG